The proteins below come from a single Natrinema sp. SYSU A 869 genomic window:
- a CDS encoding DUF5802 family protein, which produces MFEVFSRSYYLGRLYVTPTDGEHALMHSEQHERINEEVYATGDGLERLDTPLVMKFESRHFPVHGAADVPTNTLALPQSMLEGTDVRNPPSLREVFLARRERAQQLLELAGGRLASVDGNPIDDLRNAGT; this is translated from the coding sequence ATGTTCGAGGTGTTTTCCCGAAGCTATTATCTCGGACGTCTCTACGTGACCCCTACCGATGGGGAGCACGCACTCATGCACAGCGAGCAACACGAGCGGATCAACGAGGAAGTGTATGCGACCGGTGACGGACTCGAGCGCCTCGACACTCCGCTGGTGATGAAATTCGAGTCCCGGCACTTCCCGGTCCACGGGGCAGCGGATGTCCCGACGAACACGCTCGCGTTGCCCCAATCGATGCTCGAGGGGACCGACGTTCGGAACCCGCCCTCGCTCCGGGAGGTGTTTCTCGCCCGACGGGAACGGGCCCAGCAGTTGCTCGAACTCGCCGGCGGCCGGCTGGCATCGGTCGACGGCAACCCGATCGACGATCTGCGAAACGCCGGAACCTAG
- a CDS encoding Vms1/Ankzf1 family peptidyl-tRNA hydrolase, with the protein MLDELLGRASLKNRIDELEDENERLRKRYEAESERRAEAATARQDAEERINRLEDRIAQLEGELERADEEETGLTVRHRDQLRGTRLEAVFDRLASFRTDPEGALTVSVDDDGITESVRAELEPVLGDQIALVEDGAPCLCCIDDAGLLAVTLEPPAVPTLDVTWRDRFALDREWFLPTGRHAVALVRTDLFALGIYEGDERVDYRGFESDVKGSHSKGGFSQARFERIRDGQIDDHLERCRDALAAYEPDGEAADTPLYLVGQRGIVETLVTESGLEPTATAAVDATGDPEPALEDAVHSFWMTELRVL; encoded by the coding sequence ATGCTCGACGAGTTGCTTGGCCGCGCATCGCTCAAGAACCGAATCGACGAACTCGAGGACGAAAACGAGCGGTTACGGAAGCGGTACGAGGCCGAATCCGAACGCCGGGCCGAAGCCGCCACCGCCAGACAGGACGCCGAAGAACGGATCAACCGGCTCGAGGATCGGATCGCCCAACTCGAGGGCGAACTCGAACGGGCCGATGAGGAGGAGACCGGGCTGACCGTCCGGCACCGCGACCAACTGCGGGGTACCCGTCTCGAGGCGGTGTTCGACCGCCTCGCGTCGTTTCGAACGGACCCCGAGGGTGCACTGACCGTCAGCGTGGACGACGACGGGATTACCGAGTCCGTGCGCGCGGAACTGGAACCAGTTCTCGGTGATCAGATCGCACTCGTCGAGGACGGTGCGCCCTGCCTATGTTGCATTGACGATGCCGGCCTGCTCGCCGTGACCCTCGAGCCGCCGGCCGTCCCCACTCTCGACGTGACCTGGCGCGATCGGTTCGCCCTCGATCGCGAGTGGTTTCTGCCGACCGGCCGCCACGCGGTCGCGCTCGTCCGGACCGATCTGTTCGCCCTTGGCATCTACGAGGGCGACGAGCGCGTCGACTATCGCGGCTTCGAGAGCGACGTCAAGGGCAGCCACTCCAAGGGTGGCTTCTCCCAGGCCCGCTTCGAACGGATTCGGGACGGCCAGATCGACGATCACCTCGAGCGCTGCAGGGACGCCCTCGCCGCGTACGAACCGGATGGTGAGGCCGCCGACACGCCGCTCTACCTGGTCGGCCAGCGCGGCATCGTCGAGACGCTCGTCACGGAATCTGGGCTGGAGCCGACCGCGACGGCTGCCGTCGACGCGACCGGCGATCCGGAGCCGGCGCTCGAGGATGCCGTTCACTCGTTCTGGATGACGGAGCTGCGGGTACTGTGA